The following proteins are encoded in a genomic region of Gammaproteobacteria bacterium:
- the rlmB gene encoding 23S rRNA (guanosine(2251)-2'-O)-methyltransferase RlmB, which translates to MSQFPWECGRVGVNRNVFGLHAVAALLEHEPGRVTRLWVLESRKDARLNRLVEVARKRGVPINESTRVELDSLAEGARHQGVVAAYAGESAPLGEADLERLLDAAQGPALVLVLDGVQDPHNLGACLRTADAAGVHAVVAPRDRAVGLTPAVLKVASGAAESVPFVQVTNLARTLRALKDRGLQVVGAAGGAEQPLFAADLSGPLALVMGGEGGGLRRLTREQCDALVRVPMAGTVESLNVSVAAGVCLYEAVRQRS; encoded by the coding sequence ATGTCCCAGTTTCCCTGGGAATGCGGGAGGGTGGGGGTGAACCGTAACGTCTTCGGACTGCACGCCGTCGCCGCACTGCTCGAGCACGAGCCGGGTCGGGTGACGCGGCTCTGGGTGCTGGAGAGCCGCAAGGACGCGCGTCTCAACCGGCTGGTGGAGGTGGCCCGCAAGCGCGGCGTACCGATCAACGAGTCCACTCGCGTGGAGTTGGACAGCCTCGCGGAGGGGGCCCGCCACCAGGGGGTGGTCGCCGCCTATGCGGGGGAGTCCGCTCCCCTCGGTGAGGCGGACCTGGAGCGGCTGCTGGACGCAGCGCAGGGCCCGGCGCTGGTCCTGGTGCTGGACGGGGTCCAGGACCCCCACAACCTCGGTGCCTGCCTGCGCACGGCCGACGCGGCCGGCGTTCACGCCGTCGTCGCCCCGCGCGACCGGGCCGTCGGGCTGACGCCGGCCGTCCTCAAGGTGGCGAGCGGGGCCGCCGAGTCGGTGCCCTTCGTGCAGGTGACCAACCTGGCCAGGACGCTGCGGGCCCTCAAGGACCGCGGCCTGCAGGTGGTGGGCGCGGCGGGCGGGGCCGAGCAGCCGCTCTTCGCGGCCGATCTCTCCGGCCCGCTCGCCCTGGTGATGGGTGGGGAGGGCGGGGGCCTGCGCCGCCTCACCCGCGAGCAGTGCGACGCCCTGGTGCGCGTGCCCATGGCCGGCACGGTCGAGAGCCTGAACGTCTCCGTCGCCGCCGGCGTCTGCCTGTACGAGGCCGTCCGGCAGCGCAGCTAG
- the rnr gene encoding ribonuclease R, whose product MRPCPPEEPPVTRKTRRQEDTWREADAHLGRETRLYERPIPSREFVIEHLKAAGKPRTRERLATELGLDEYESDALQRRLDAMVRDGQLVRNRREGYLLVNRTDLVSGRVIGHPDGYGFLVPDDASADLFLSAREMRGLVHGDRAVVRVSGVDRRGRREGALVEVIERNTQQVVGRLFVEKGVAFVVPDNSRVRHDILVPPQDLHGAKTGQIVVADLIEQPTHRAPPLGRVAEVLGDHMGPGMEIDIAIRSHGLPFTWPEGVEDAAAGFGHTVPEAALAGRKDLRALPLVTIDGADAKDFDDAVHCEPTPKGWRLYVAIADVSAYVQPGSTIDAEARSRGTSVYFPGRVIPMLPEALSNGLCSLNPEVDRLCMVCEMLVTREGEVTRSRFYPGVMRSHARLTYDQVAAALVEGDRKVRRELGDLLPHLEELYALFRALRAAREERGAIDFESVETRIVFGPGKKIERVEPVEHNDAHRLIEECMVAANISAARFLARHKMPALYRVHDGPTREKLESLREFLTELGLRLRGGASPEPGHYAKLLEEVGRRPDRHLIQTVMLRSLAQAVYSPENNGHFGLALDAYAHFTSPIRRYPDLVVHRAIRHVLEGGRPGDFVYRPVDMVPLGEHCSMTERRADDATRDAVDWLKAEYMVDKVGEVFDGTVSGVTSFGLFIELDGVYVEGLVHVTALKADYYHFEAAHHRLVGERTHRVYRLGDRLRVRVVRVDLDNRKIDFELADAEAPPVRGRRGKR is encoded by the coding sequence ATGCGCCCCTGCCCCCCGGAGGAACCCCCCGTGACCCGCAAGACGCGCCGCCAGGAAGACACCTGGCGCGAGGCCGACGCCCACCTCGGCCGGGAGACCCGGCTCTACGAGCGGCCGATCCCCAGCCGTGAGTTCGTCATCGAGCACCTGAAGGCGGCCGGCAAGCCCCGGACCCGGGAGCGGCTGGCCACGGAGCTCGGGCTCGACGAGTACGAGAGCGACGCGCTCCAGCGCCGTCTCGACGCGATGGTCCGGGACGGCCAACTGGTCCGCAACCGCCGCGAGGGGTACCTGCTCGTCAACCGCACCGATCTGGTCTCGGGGCGGGTCATCGGACACCCGGACGGCTACGGCTTCCTGGTTCCCGACGACGCCAGCGCGGACCTGTTCCTCTCGGCCCGGGAGATGCGGGGCCTCGTGCACGGCGACCGCGCGGTGGTCCGGGTCTCCGGGGTGGACCGGCGCGGGCGGCGCGAGGGGGCGCTGGTCGAGGTCATCGAGCGCAACACCCAGCAGGTGGTCGGCCGTCTCTTCGTGGAGAAGGGCGTCGCCTTCGTGGTCCCCGACAACTCGCGGGTGCGCCACGACATCCTGGTCCCGCCCCAGGACCTGCACGGGGCGAAGACCGGCCAGATCGTGGTCGCGGACCTGATCGAGCAGCCGACCCACCGGGCGCCCCCGCTCGGGCGCGTGGCCGAGGTCCTCGGCGACCACATGGGGCCGGGGATGGAGATCGACATCGCCATCCGCTCCCACGGCCTGCCGTTCACTTGGCCCGAGGGTGTGGAGGACGCGGCGGCCGGCTTCGGCCACACGGTGCCCGAGGCGGCACTCGCCGGGCGCAAGGACCTGCGTGCGCTCCCGCTCGTCACCATCGACGGCGCGGATGCCAAGGACTTCGACGACGCCGTGCACTGCGAGCCCACGCCGAAGGGCTGGCGGCTCTACGTCGCCATCGCCGACGTATCGGCCTACGTCCAGCCGGGCAGCACCATCGACGCCGAGGCGAGGAGCCGCGGCACCTCGGTCTACTTCCCGGGGCGTGTCATTCCCATGCTGCCCGAGGCCCTCTCGAACGGCCTCTGCTCCCTCAACCCCGAGGTCGACCGGCTGTGCATGGTCTGCGAGATGCTGGTCACCCGGGAGGGCGAGGTGACCCGCTCGCGCTTCTACCCGGGCGTGATGCGGTCCCACGCCCGGCTCACCTACGACCAGGTCGCCGCCGCGCTGGTGGAGGGTGACCGAAAGGTGCGCCGGGAGCTCGGCGACCTGCTGCCGCACCTGGAGGAGCTCTACGCGCTCTTCCGGGCGCTGCGTGCGGCCCGGGAGGAGCGGGGCGCCATCGACTTCGAGAGCGTGGAGACCCGGATCGTCTTCGGCCCCGGCAAGAAGATCGAGCGGGTCGAGCCGGTGGAGCACAACGACGCCCACCGCCTGATCGAGGAATGCATGGTCGCGGCCAACATCTCCGCCGCGCGCTTTCTCGCCCGCCACAAGATGCCGGCGCTGTACCGCGTTCACGACGGGCCGACCCGGGAGAAGCTGGAGAGCCTGCGGGAGTTCCTGACCGAGTTGGGGCTGCGCCTCCGGGGCGGGGCTTCGCCGGAGCCGGGGCACTACGCGAAGCTCCTGGAGGAAGTGGGCCGGCGGCCCGACCGCCACCTGATCCAGACCGTGATGCTCCGCTCGCTCGCCCAGGCGGTCTACAGCCCGGAGAACAACGGACACTTCGGGCTTGCGCTCGATGCCTACGCGCACTTCACCTCGCCCATCCGCCGCTACCCGGACCTCGTCGTGCACCGGGCGATCCGGCACGTGCTGGAGGGCGGGCGCCCCGGGGACTTCGTCTACCGGCCGGTGGACATGGTCCCGCTCGGCGAACACTGTTCCATGACCGAGCGGCGGGCCGACGACGCAACCCGCGACGCCGTGGACTGGCTCAAGGCCGAGTACATGGTGGACAAGGTGGGCGAGGTGTTCGACGGGACGGTGAGCGGGGTGACGTCCTTCGGGCTCTTCATCGAGCTCGACGGGGTCTACGTCGAGGGCCTGGTCCACGTCACCGCCCTCAAGGCGGACTACTACCACTTCGAGGCTGCCCACCATCGCCTGGTGGGTGAGCGCACCCACCGCGTCTACCGTCTCGGCGACCGCCTGCGGGTCCGGGTCGTGCGGGTCGACCTGGACAACCGCAAGATCGACTTCGAGCTCGCCGACGCCGAGGCGCCGCCTGTACGGGGCCGCCGCGGAAAGCGCTAG